The Flavipsychrobacter sp. genome contains the following window.
GCTCTTCCTGTATAATCTAAGATTCTGATATGCACTTGCTCGTTACGCAATGCCGCCTTAGATGCCACTAGTATAAATTTACCTTGGTTAGGGTTAGGCGCTATTTCAAAAGCATCGTCTACGTAAGGGATAACAGATAGCCCTAATGTAGTATCTACAGGCTTAGTAGTATCTGCTTGGTAGAACTGCTTTGGAGAGCTCCACAAACCACGTCCGTAAGTAGCTGCCCATATCTCCTTAGTAGTATAGTTAATACCTAAGTCTGCCACCTCAATACTTGGCATGCCTCCTGTAAATGGCTCCCATTTATTGTTTGATGCAGAATCTATATAGAATACGCCTACTGCAGTACCAACATAAGTTATATCTAAAGAAGAATCAGCTTCAAAACAGTAGATAGGCACATTAGGTAAACCTGAACTTCTATTGGTCCAAACACCATTATCGTACTCAGCCACTTTTGTGTTGTTATAACCACTAAATGTTATCCAGAAGTGATTATACTTCTTTTGGTCTGCTTTGATATCAGAAATTGTACCACCATAAGGTACCTGAATGGTATCCAAAGAGATAGTATCTCCTGGCACAAAACCGTGCGTATAGTACACTATTCCTGAATTTTCATACAAAGCGTATATAGTACCTGAAGAATCAGCAGTCATTGCCAATCTTCTTGCATCTCTTGTACCAGTCACATTTGTAGGAGTTACCTCTGTCCAAGAAGTACCTCTATTGGAACTAAACCATATTTGCTCATAACCAGCAATAAGATGTTGGTTATTATGCGGGCTGATCACATAAGGAGTGATCCATGCCCCTTTTGGTCTACCTGGTATATTATTCTGAATATCTGTAAAGTTATTACCACGATTCGTTGTACGTCTCAACTCTCCGTTTTGTATTGCAGTATAGAATGTATTAGAATCGGCATAATCCATTTCACAGTTCATACCGTCTCCTCCAGTTAATTCATCCCAAGCACCTGAGGCATCTCTTCCCTTAGTACCATTATCTTGAGCACCTGCGATTTGGAAACTAGCAACATCACTTACAGCATTTCTATAAAACTGCGTAATCCCCATTCCATTCGTTATATCCGTCCATAATTTACTTTGAGGATTATCTGTTTTATACACACCACCATCATTACACTCAAATAGTCTATTCGAATTTAAAGGATGGAAGGCTAACCAGTGTTTGTCAGCATGTACATTTATACTACCGCTACTAGTGTAGTACCATTGGTTAGTAAGGCTCCAAGACGTACCTCCGTTATTAGAGTGCCATGTATTTACACCACCTACATATACCTCATTACTATCAGCAGGGCTAATAGCAATACATAAGTCATACCAACCTTGTCCGCCGCAAGAATTACCACTTAAAGTACCTGTCAACAAATTACCATTACAGTTTGAACCTGAAGAAGCTTGATATATTCTTGTAAAGCTAGCTCCTGAGTTAGAAGAGTGATATATACCCTCTAAACCATTACTGTTGTTACAAATAACAACTTTTACTATATTAGGTCTATCAGGAGTAACAGCTATTGCTGCTCTTCTTTTATTATTACCACTTAACTCAAGAGACCATGTAGCACCACCATCAGTACTTCTATAAACATGACCGCTATTGTTGCCAGATCTTGCTGCGTATATGATATTAGTATCTATCGGGTGATATACTAGTTGCTTGAAATGACCTGAAGTTTGTACAAAACTCCAGTTTTTACCACCATCATAAGACTTGTAGATACCATTGCTTGCTGCTAATGTTAAAGAGTTGGTATCTAACCTGTTTATTACAAGGCAGTTAGTCAATCTATTTTGAGAAGTTTGCCATTGCAAGCCTGTAGTATCCCAAGTAAGTCCACCATCTGTTGATTTTAATACTCCTATACTATAAGTATCACTAGCATCTCTATCGCCGGTACATAAATAAATAGTATTAGGGTTCATTGGATTGACGTCAATATCAGAAACACCCAAAACAGGAAGATCGTCGGTAACACTTGTCCAGTTAACACCGTCGTTTACAGTTTTCCAAACGCCACCGCCACCAGTACCTACCCAATAGGTATTTACATTGCTTGGGTGAAATTCGATACAGTTAACACGTCCAATTCCGTTATAACCTCCAGGAGAGCTGGTAGGGCCACGAAAAGTCCAGTTAGCCTGGCTTGCTGTGGTTTTTAAATTCTGTCTATTTGCTTTGAATTTAGTCCACTCTTTCATTTTCTTAAGAGGAGAAACGATGTAACCATTTTCGTCGGTATTATGGCTTTGATACCATAACCATCTATTAAAATGGTAGTCGCCAGTTTCCTCAACGTATTTACCGTCTATTATTTTTACTTCACCAGCATTATTATGCTGCTTCATGTATTCATCAACCACATCCTGCAGCTTTACAGGTTGGTTGCCATTACCCATATCGGGTACTTGCGCATACAAGTTACCTCCTACAGCAAGGCTCAGAATAAAAATGGAGAGTTTCTTCATATTAATTTTTAATTACACAAACGTTAAAAATATATCAAAACAGCTGTTTTATATAAATTTTCATCAACTAATTATCTATTAGCTAATCAGGTGGGCTTATAGGCAAGAGAGAAAAACGAATGAGAAAACAAGGCTGCAAAAAGCGAATAATCACTTTTTACTCATTTCAAATGATGCTCGGCGAACTTCGAAAATACGACAGTTGAGTCTTAATTCCTTAAATAATGGAAACTTTTATATACATCTCCTCTTATAAGTAGGCTTCTACCCTACAAAAAACAAAGTTGTTTAATTAATATGTGTATTAGTTTCCGTCGTTTCTATTTCTTTTTATCAAGTCTTGAAATTATATTTGCACAAAAGCAGCTAATAATGCCAAAAAAGATAAAACCAACAGGACGTCAAAAAAGCATATTTTATGTACACGCATTAGTTTTTGCAGTGATCACTGCGATTACTTGGATGGTATATGATAAAGGTGTAGAAGGATGGGCTTACCCTTGGCCGGCATGGACAACTGCTGCTTGGGGTTTATCTCTTATCGGTCACTGGTGTGCTGTATATACTAGCTACGAAGACCCAGGACATGACGAGTTCAACCGTCAAGTAAAAAATGGATAAATATATAAATTAACGATATTGAACCCCTTGCTGTAGCGCAAGGGGTTTTTTATTTTTACTATCTAATACCAACTACTAATGGAATCGCAAAAAATTAAGCAATTACAGAAAGAATATGACTCGCTTGTAGATGAGCGTAGCAAACTGGACACACTAGTAGATCTCGGTATTGAAA
Protein-coding sequences here:
- a CDS encoding T9SS type A sorting domain-containing protein, which gives rise to MKKLSIFILSLAVGGNLYAQVPDMGNGNQPVKLQDVVDEYMKQHNNAGEVKIIDGKYVEETGDYHFNRWLWYQSHNTDENGYIVSPLKKMKEWTKFKANRQNLKTTASQANWTFRGPTSSPGGYNGIGRVNCIEFHPSNVNTYWVGTGGGGVWKTVNDGVNWTSVTDDLPVLGVSDIDVNPMNPNTIYLCTGDRDASDTYSIGVLKSTDGGLTWDTTGLQWQTSQNRLTNCLVINRLDTNSLTLAASNGIYKSYDGGKNWSFVQTSGHFKQLVYHPIDTNIIYAARSGNNSGHVYRSTDGGATWSLELSGNNKRRAAIAVTPDRPNIVKVVICNNSNGLEGIYHSSNSGASFTRIYQASSGSNCNGNLLTGTLSGNSCGGQGWYDLCIAISPADSNEVYVGGVNTWHSNNGGTSWSLTNQWYYTSSGSINVHADKHWLAFHPLNSNRLFECNDGGVYKTDNPQSKLWTDITNGMGITQFYRNAVSDVASFQIAGAQDNGTKGRDASGAWDELTGGDGMNCEMDYADSNTFYTAIQNGELRRTTNRGNNFTDIQNNIPGRPKGAWITPYVISPHNNQHLIAGYEQIWFSSNRGTSWTEVTPTNVTGTRDARRLAMTADSSGTIYALYENSGIVYYTHGFVPGDTISLDTIQVPYGGTISDIKADQKKYNHFWITFSGYNNTKVAEYDNGVWTNRSSGLPNVPIYCFEADSSLDITYVGTAVGVFYIDSASNNKWEPFTGGMPSIEVADLGINYTTKEIWAATYGRGLWSSPKQFYQADTTKPVDTTLGLSVIPYVDDAFEIAPNPNQGKFILVASKAALRNEQVHIRILDYTGRAVWVDNKMLGSNGVVELEVKDVPAGVYIVELSNSKAVIGRKRVVIQ
- a CDS encoding 2TM domain-containing protein — its product is MPKKIKPTGRQKSIFYVHALVFAVITAITWMVYDKGVEGWAYPWPAWTTAAWGLSLIGHWCAVYTSYEDPGHDEFNRQVKNG